Proteins found in one Homalodisca vitripennis isolate AUS2020 chromosome 4, UT_GWSS_2.1, whole genome shotgun sequence genomic segment:
- the LOC124360987 gene encoding uncharacterized protein LOC124360987, which produces MLKIANQSGIFLGVDNLSFLNDDQLLELLENSDLEDFDIDEEDVPQLQLAVANEMEADPQRCPSPLNSDIPLQVRMEQEKLRQRWRIKPWETPIVAPIIELPVEELLGPSEYFGRYLTQELFELMAVESNKYSLMTAGTIMGNRIGKAVQFPKDSEMIRGESVQKVRGDESVCLTKWKDNKTVLMASNIYGVEPVHEVKRWDKKEKKTIQMFIAQTS; this is translated from the exons atgttaaaaattgctaATCAAAGTGGTATCTTTTTAGGAGTTGACAATTTGTCCTTTCTCAATGACGACCAGCTATTAGAGCTTTTGGAGAACTCTGATTTGGAAGATTTTGATATTGATGAAGAAGATGTGCCACAACTGCAATTAGCTGTAGCTAATGAAATGGAAGCAGACCCACAACGGTGTCCATCACCACTGAACTCTGACATTCCACTACAAGTCCGGATGGAACAAGAAAAGCTCAGACAACGGTGGAGAATAAAACCTTGGGAAACGCCAATTGTGGCACCCATCATTGAACTTCCA gTGGAGGAACTTCTAGGCCCTAGTGAATACTTTGGACGGTACCTTACTCAAGAGCTGTTTGAGTTAATGGCTGTAGAGTCTAATAAGTATAGCTTGATGACTGCAG GAACTATAATGGGTAACAGAATTGGGAAAGCAGTCCAGTTTCCAAAAGACAGTGAAATGATTCGGGGGGAATCCGTCCAAAAAGTCAGAGGGGATGAAAGTGTTTGTCTGACTAAGTGGAAAGACAACAAGACTGTGCTTATGGCTTCAAATATTTATGGGGTGGAACCAGTACACGAAGTTAAAAGGTgggacaaaaaagaaaaaaaaactattcaaatgttCATTGCCCAAACGTcgtaa